The Anoplopoma fimbria isolate UVic2021 breed Golden Eagle Sablefish chromosome 5, Afim_UVic_2022, whole genome shotgun sequence genome contains a region encoding:
- the hid1b gene encoding protein HID1b, translated as MGNADTKLHFRKAVIQLTTKTQPVEASDDAFWDQFWADTSTTVQDVFALVPAAEIRAVREESPSNLATLCYKAVERLVQGADSGCPSEKERQTVLNCTRLLTRILPYIFEDADWRGFFWSTVPGAGRSGRLDEDGDEDEARPLAESLLLAIADLLFCPDFTAQSHKKNNQDSAEDIRSIDSCEYIWEAGVGFAQSPPLNYVHDLNRTELLKLLLTCLSEAMYLPPSSEKRNLNPWVSFFCSSENRHALPLFTSLLNVVCAYDPVGYGIPYNHLLFSDHREQLVEQAVQILIVTLEHEAGSAASAALQALDTSASAVEEQEPAGPDNLFVNYLSRIHREEDLSFILKGLARLMNNPLVQTYLPHSSKRIQFHQELLILFWKFCDFNKKFLFFVLKSSDVLDVLVPILFSLNDVRADQSRVGLMHIGVFILLLLSGERNFGVRLNKPYALRVPMDIPVFTGTHADLLILIFHKIITGGHQRLQPLFDCLLTIIVNISPYLKSLSMLAANKLLHLLEAFSTPWFLFSSRQNHHLVFFLLEVFNNIIQYQFDGNCNLVYAIIRKRNVFHQLANLTSDAASIQKALQRKKKSGISRSNSTETETMEGSRPAGPAEPGMLKASLAATPGIDKITEKSQVSLDGTMVTVPHLNSTQTPADSSAEAAVSDTESNSERDHEVSLAESEAARSRLSSVSSSAAWSASTDWVSSWKTKLPLQTIMRLLQVLVPQVEKICIDKGLTDESEILKFLHHGTLVGLLPVPHPILIRKYQANAGTAMWFRTYMWGVIYLRNVDPPIWYDTDIRLFEIQRI; from the exons ATGGGAAACGCAGACACCAAACTTCACTTCAGGAAAGCGGTGATTCAGCTCACGACCAAAACACAG CCCGTAGAAGCCTCAGACGATGCCTTCTGGGATCAGTTCTGGGCGGACACCTCCACCACTGTCCAGGACGTCTTCGCTCTGGTGCCGGCGGCCGAGATCAGAGCTGTGAGGGAGGAGTCTCCGTCCAACCTGGCAACCCTCTGCTACAAG GCGGTGGAGCGGTTGGTTCAGGGTGCCGACTCCGGCTGCCCGTCAGAGAAAGAGCGTCAGACGGTTCTGAACTGCACCCGTCTGCTGACCCGCATCCTGCCGTACATCTTCGAGGACGCCGACTGGAGAGGCTTCTTCTGGTCCACGGTGCCGGGAGCCGGAAGGTCCGGG CGTTTGGACGAAGACGGCGATGAAGATGAAGCTCGGCCGCTGGCTGAATCCTTGCTGCTCGCCATCGCCGACCTGCTCTTCTGTCCAGATTTCACGGCTCAGAGCCACAAGAAGAACAACCAG GACTCGGCCGAGGACATCCGATCCATAGACAGCTGTGAGTACATCTGGGAGGCCGGGGTCGGCTTCGCTCAGTCACCTCCTCTCAACTACGTCCACGACCTCAACAG GACGGAGCTGCTGAAGTtgctgctcacctgtctgtccgaGGCCATGTACCTTCCTCCGTCCTCTGAGAAGAGGAACCTCAATCCGTGGGTGtccttcttctgctcctcaGAAAACAG ACACGCCCTGCCTCTGTTCACCTCCCTGCTCAACGTGGTGTGTGCCTACGACCCCGTCGGGTACGGCATCCCGTACAACCACCTGCTGTTCTCCGACCACCGGGAGCAGCTGGTGGAGCAGGCGGTCCAGATCCTCATCGTGACCCTGGAGCACGAGGCCGGGTCGGCCGCCAGCGCCGCCCTGCAGGCCCTCGACACCTCGGCCTCCGCTGTGGAGGAACAGGAG CCAGCTGGACCGGATAACCTCTTTGTGAATTATCTCTCCAGGATACACAGAGAAGAG GACTTGAGCTTCATCCTGAAAGGTCTGGCTCGACTGATGAACAATCCTCTGGTCCAGACTTACCTGCCTCATTCCAGCAAGAGGATCCAGTTCCATCAGGAGCTACTGATCCTCTTCTGGAAGTTCTGTGACTTCAACAAG AAATTCCTGTTCTTCGTGCTGAAGAGCAGCGACGTGTTGGACGTTCTGGTTCCCATCCTCTTCAGCCTGAACGATGTCAGAGCAGATCAGT CTCGTGTGGGCCTCATGCACATCGGCGTGTTCATCCTCCTGCTGCTGAGCGGAGAGAGAAACTTTGGAGTTCGTCTGAACAAGCCGTATGCTCTCCGTGTCCCGATGGACATACCCGTCTTCACAGGAACCCACGCTGACCTGCTCATATTG ATCTTCCATAAGATCATCACCGGTGGAcaccagcggctgcagcctctGTTTGACTGCCTGCTCACAATAATAGTGAACA TTTCTCCTTATCTGAAGAGCCTGTCCATGTTGGCGGCCAACAAGCTGCTCCACCTGCTGGAGGCCTTCTCCACGCCCTggttcctcttctcctcccgaCAGAACCACCACCTGGTCTTCTTCCTGCTGGAGGTCTTCAACAACATTATCCAGTATCAGTTTGATG GTAACTGCAACCTGGTGTACGCCATCATCAGGAAGAGAAACGTTTTCCACCAGCTGGCCAACCTGACGTCCGACGCAGCGTCCATTCAGAAGGcgctgcagaggaagaagaagtctGGGATCTCCAGGAGCAACTCTACAGAGACGGAGACCATGGAGGGCTCCAGACCTGCTGGTCCTGCTGAGCCTGGAATGCTCAAAGCCAGTTTAGCGGCAACTCCAG GAATCGATAAGATAACAGAGAAGTCCCAGGTGAGCTTGGACGGTACGATGGTCACTGTTCCTCACTTAAACTCCACACAGACGCCTGCTGACTCCAGCGCTGAAGCTGCAGTCAGCGACACGGAGTCCAACTCAGAGAGAGACCACGAg gtctCCCTCGCAGAGTCAGAGGCAGCGAGGAGTCGGTTGTCGAGTGTGTCGTCATCGGCGGCCTGGAGCGCCAGCACAGACTGG GTGTCGTCATGGAAGACCAAACTCCCTCTACAGACCATCATGCGGCTGTTACAGGTGCTGGTGCCTCAGGTGGAGAAGATTTGCATCGACAA GGGTTTGACAGACGAGTCAGAAATCCTGAAGTTCCTTCATCACGGTACGCTGGTCGGCCTGCTGCCCGTCCCTCATCCCATCCTCATCAGGAAGTACCAGGCCAACGCCGGCACCGCCATGTGGTTCCGAACCTACATGTGGGGCGTCATCTACTTACG CAACGTGGATCCTCCAATCTGGTACGACACGGACATACGGCTCTTTGAGATCCAGAGGATTTAG
- the LOC129091707 gene encoding proton channel OTOP3-like, which produces MNSDLGATEADSSWGTPGSAEPVQSSDHQIQDQELNQVPVWAPSGRRLISGLLGLNMVLLGTALVAGQAFNPKGLKHQEPQVFMLLLMGVSLVWMLWYLLWARKQPGICPHKDHHAGGITVTVVLMLFAAFSLLLCFFRVGYLINMRECKPAAKVISPFIEAPFLALQTYLLWAHSKDCIHRHKIITRSGLMLILSADLLLWLNAVTEDTIHEEIELESEDGLDFSNTNSSEAENSDVAGFMNSTFCQCSASAACLTFRKGFEILYPFNMEFYLMAGCMVYVMWKNVGRGMSPAHQHHSTQKLTLRVVYQGGVVFGLVFGALVLAAGVVVFILYQVWVSQRRLRLTAFLIFYGYHLAVMPIMSLCSLVGMLVHRLERRANEEGHNPTRSLDVTLLVAAALGQLALSYFSLVAALAVGTGGPLGDLDLSYSLLSLLELILQNIFIIEGLHRHPNLLTKKKERQRSRIFKLKKKVAVPIEEERKTDISLLDGNTPTAAKEHDGKNPWTKRATQEICSFLILSNIMLWVIPAFGVHPQFENGLGKQFFGFSAWFVLVNLGQPLSVFYRMHSVGALMELLISA; this is translated from the exons ATGAATTCAGATCTTGGAGCCACAGAGGCAGATTCCTCCTGGGGGACACCTGGAAGTGCTGAACCAGTTCAGAGCTCAGACCACCAGATCCAGGACCAGGAGCTAAATCAGGTGCCGGTTTGGGCCCCTAGTGGAAGGCGTCTGATCTCCGGTCTGCTGGGTCTGAACATGGTGCTGCTGGGAACGGCGCTGGTGGCCGGGCAGGCTTTCAACCCCAAGGGCCTGAAGCACCAGGAGCCCCAGGtcttcatgctgctgctgatggggGTCAGTCTGGTCTGGATGCTGTGGTACCTGCTCTGGGCCAGGAAGCAGCCCGGCATCTGCCCGCATAAAGACCACCACGCCGGGGGGATCACTGTCACCG TCGTCCTCATGCTGTTTGCAGCGTTcagtctgctgctgtgtttcttCAGGGTTGGGTATTTGATCAACATGAGGGAGTGTAAACCTGCTGCTAAAGTGATCTCTCCGTTCATAGAGGCACCTTTTCTCGCGCTGCAG ACGTATTTGCTGTGGGCTCACTCCAAAGACTGCATCCACAGACACAAGATAATCACCAG GTCCGGTCTGATGCTGATCCTCTCGGCCGAcctgctgctgtggctgaaCGCGGTGACGGAGGACACCATCCACGAGGAGATCGAGTTAGAAAGTGAAGACGGGCTCGACTTCAGCAACACAAACTCATCTGAAGCAGAAAACTCTGATGTAGCAG GTTTCATGAACTCGACCTTCTGTCAGTGCAGTGCGAGTGCAGCCTGCCTCACCTTCAGGAAAGGCTTCGAGATCCTCTACCCCTTCAACATGGAGTTCTACCTGATGGCCGGCTGCATGGTCTACGTGATGTGGAAGAACGTGGGCCGCGGGATGAGTCCGGCTCACCAGCACCACTCCACCCAGAAGCTCACCCTCCGCGTGGTGTACCAGGGCGGCGTCGTGTTCGGCCTCGTGTTTGGCGCCCTGGTGCTCGCGGCGGGCGTGGTCGTCTTCATCCTCTACCAGGTCTGGGTGAGCCAGCGGCGGCTTCGCCTCACTGCCTTCCTCATCTTCTATGGCTACCACTTGGCCGTCATGCCCATCATGTCCTTGTGCTCGCTGGTGGGGATGCTGGTCCACAGGTTGGAGAGGAGGGCGAACGAGGAAGGGCACAACCCGACTCGTAGCCTGGACGTGACGCTGCTGGTGGCGGCGGCGCTGGGCCAGCTCGCCCTGTCGTACTTCTCCCTGGTGGCGGCCCTGGCGGTTGGGACCGGTGGGCCCTTGGGCGACCTTGACCTGTCCTActccctcctcagcctcctggAGCTCATCCTCCAGAACATCTTCATCATCGAGGGCCTCCACCGACACCCGAACCTGCTCACcaagaagaaagagaggcagCGGAGCAGGATATTCAAG CTAAAGAAAAAGGTTGCAGTGCCaatagaagaagagaggaagactgATATTTCACTCCTGGATGGGAACACACCAACTGCTGCCAaagagcatgatgggaaaaaCCCCTGGACCAAAAGAGCGACACAAGAAATCTGTTCTTTCCTCATCCTGTCTAACATTATG CTGTGGGTCATCCCTGCGTTCGGAGTCCACCCGCAGTTCGAGAACGGCCTCGGGAAACAGTTTTTCGGCTTCTCGGCCTGGTTCGTTCTGGTGAACTTGGGTCAGCCGCTCAGCGTTTTCTACAGGATGCACTCAGTGGGAGCGCTAATGGAGCTGCTCATCTCTGCGTGA